A single region of the Ptychodera flava strain L36383 chromosome 9, AS_Pfla_20210202, whole genome shotgun sequence genome encodes:
- the LOC139141034 gene encoding dnaJ homolog subfamily C member 1-like: MTGLGISGSLFVLYLTGCVTAWDSEELELFDLVEEIQQNFYEVLGLDSSASQGDIKRAYRKLSLQLHPDKNKEEDAEEKFRQLVAVAEVLKDEGKRKRYDEILVHGLPDWKQPVFYYRRVRKMGLMELGSFLVVIIIIGQYLVAWSVYLEKKLVLEEVLSKKKKYKKKKKDSKQNKNTEGECQDEYMEELNSIPKPQITNLLPFQVYRLIKSSIKAAPESVSALKSFIESSMKKNQDDDGHEDDEDEHKRIKRVHKDQFEKVEYKMSESTSPVVSYTTTANDTTEHDKVKDNASATQKSCEWTDDDISMLARSMAKYPGGTAARWEKIAEDVGRTVQEVTKKAKEIKSAYAISVQAAAQGITGGIAEKVISKSGKIIQENEISTRVEDVIAVNSCESDVIFRDSKNTEEETGVRRRQKRNPKTSERTLLIGQKSENISANSIEVADLKNKTKIEEENSDEMKRTDKTWSQEQQKMLELSLKKYPKTTPERWDKITAEIPGKTKDECIVRYKELVEMVRKKKMCQD, from the exons ATGACGGGACTAGGTATATCAGGTTCACTCTTCGTCTTATATCTGACAGGATGTGTGACGGCGTGGGATAGCGAAGAACTGGAATTGTTCGATCTCGTGGaagaaatacagcaaaatttctATGAAGTATTGGGTCTAGATTCA TCTGCATCACAAGGAGACATCAAGAGAGCTTACAGAAAATTGTCACTTCAGCTTCATCCTGATAAAAACAAAGAAGAAGATGCGGAAGAAAAATTTAGACAG CTCGTTGCTGTTGCTGAAGTTCTCAAAGATGAGGGGAAACGAAAGAG atatgatgaaattttggTGCATGGATTGCCAGATTGGAAACAACCAGTGTTTTACTATAGACGAGTCCGTAAGATGGGCCTTATGGAACTCGGTTCATTCCTAGTTGTAATTATAATAATAGGGCAGTACTTGGTTGCATGGTCTGTCTATCTGGAAAAGAAGCTGGTATTG GAAGAAGTTctatcaaaaaagaaaaagtataaaaaaaagaaaaaagattcaaaacagaacaaaaatactgaggGAGAATGTCAAGATGAATACATGGAAGAGCTGAACTCTATTCCAAAACCTCAGATCACAAACCTTCTGCCTTTTCAAGTCTACCGTCTCATTAAGAGTTCGATAAAAGCTGCTCCAGAAAGCGTGTCGGCATTGAAAAGTTTTATTGAGTCTTCAATGAAGAAAAATCAAGATGATGACGGACAtgaagatgatgaagatgaGCACAAAAGGATCAAGAGAGTCCACAAAGATCAGTTTGAAAAAGTGGAGTACAAAATGAGTGAATCTACATCACCTGTGGTCTCCTACACAACAACAGCAAATGATACAACAGAACATGACAAGGTCAAAGATAATGCCAGTGCAACTCAAAAA AGTTGTGAATGGACTGATGATGATATATCTATGCTTGCACGGAGCATGGCCAAGTACCCTGGAGGAACTGCCGCTAGGTGGGAAAAAATTGCTGAAGATGTGGGGAGAACTGTTCAAGAG GTCACAAAGAAGGCCAAAGAAATCAAATCAGCATATGCAATTAGTGTTCAGGCAGCAGCACAAG GTATAACGGGTGGCATTGCTGAAAAAGTCATAAGCAAATCAGGGAAGATTATCCAAGAGAATGAAATTTCAACTCGAGTTGAGGATGTCATAGCTGTCAACTCATGTGAATCAGATGTTATTTTTAGAGACTCAAAAAATACCGAAGAGGAGACAGGGGTGCGGAGGCGGCAGAAACGAAATCCAAAAACTTCAGAGAGAACACTTCTTATCggtcaaaaatcagaaaacattTCTGCAAATAGCATAGAAGTCGCTGACTTAAAGaataagacaaaaattgaagaggAGAACAGTGATGAGATGAAGAGAACTGATAAAACATGGAGTCAGGAACAACAGAAGATGCTAGAATTATCACTAAAAAAGTATCCAAAAACAACACCTGAAAGGTGGGATAAAATTACGGCAGAAATACCTGGTAAAACAAAG gATGAATGCATTGTCAGATACAAAGAACTTGTTGAAATGGTGAGAAAGAAGAAAATGTGTCAAGATTAG